A section of the Indicator indicator isolate 239-I01 unplaced genomic scaffold, UM_Iind_1.1 iindUn_scaffold_62, whole genome shotgun sequence genome encodes:
- the ACKR1 gene encoding atypical chemokine receptor 1 codes for MGNCIPVSASIVENQTSLDLSELLGLDTDMAMAMNNFSYEDVYESFSDYDAVPCHNHYCAYFQRLAPTFLAITCAAAALGTGALLLALAKRPHAWGWPQSRGLVAQLAVGTGLFATLLPLLAVSIGQGWRLGTVPCKLTHLLWHWSLFAQGLLVGTSSFCTAWARWDSQSQRLAAAVWGWALLLAVPAALSSGTVAASGVSCIQRSVDVLSPAYLLHLALCLCLFLLLPAALVVATVAVPQLRAGWEPGIVVSWLFLLLWAPYGMGLAVDFLLQARLLQPSCGTFQHFDFVLGLSQGLGVLHCCLVPAALLALRLCQPRAAAGGSG; via the exons ATGGGCAACTGCATCCCGGTG AGTGCCAGCATCGTGGAGAAccaaacctccctggacctgtcAGAGCTCCTGGGCTTGGACACCGACATGGCCATGGCCATGAACAACTTCTCCTACGAGGACGTCTATGAGTCCTTCTCAGACTATGATGCTGTGCCCTGCCACAACCACTACTGTGCCTACTTCCAGCGCCTGGCCCCTACCTTCCTGGCCATCACCTGTGCCgcagctgccctgggcactgGGGCACTGCTCCTTGCGCTGGCCAAGCGGCCCCACGCCTGGGGCTGGCCCCAGAGCCGAGGGCTGGTGGCCCAGCTGGCAGTAGGCACAGGACTCTTCgccaccctgctgccactgTTGGCGGTGAGCATTGGGCAGGGCTGGCGGCTGGGCACCGTGCCCTGCAAGCTCACCCACCTGCTCTGGCACTGGAGCCTCTTCGCgcaggggctgctggtgggcacCAGCTCCTTCTGCACCGCTTGGGCTCGCTGGGACTCCCAGAGCCAGCGGCTGGCTGcggctgtgtggggctgggcactgctgctggcagtgccagcgGCGCTCAGCAGCGGCACGGTGGCAGCCTCGGGGGTGAGCTGCATCCAGCGGAGCGTGGACGTCCTGTCCCCAGCCTACCTGCTGCACCTcgccctctgcctctgcctcttcctgctgctgccagcagcgcTGGTGGTGGCCACGGTGGCCGTGCCACAGCTGCGGGCAGGCTGGGAGCCTGGCATCGTCGTCAGCTggctcttccttctgctctgggcGCCCTATGGCATGGGGCTGGCCGTGGatttcctgctgcaggctcggctgctgcagccctcctgcggcaccttccagcacttcgACTTcgtgctggggctgagccaggggctgggggtcctgcactgctgcctggtGCCCGCCGCGCTGCTGGCCCTGCGGCTCTGCCAGCCACGGGCAGCTGCCGGCGGCAGCGGCTGA
- the LOC128980075 gene encoding serum amyloid P-component-like: MAVPRTVVHLQLCLTILAGLSGIMAQEDLYRKVFVFRKDPSDAFVQLRASLEQPLQNFTLCLRSYTDLTRPHSLFSYATKAQDNEILLFKPKPTEYRLYIGGKFVTFRVPEGGGGWEHVCAGWESATGIAQFWLNGKPWPRKGLQRGYAVGAEAAILLGQEQDTFGGGFDFYNSFSGELADVYLWDTELSPDKMRAAYLSLRLPPALLAWKSLNYQVKGDVVVKTRLREALAP; encoded by the exons ATGGCAGTGCCCAGGACCGTGGTCCATCTACAGCTCTGCCTCACCATCCTGGCCGGGCTCTCGGGGATCATGGCCCAGGAAG ACCTCTACCGGAAGGTCTTTGTCTTCCGGAAGGACCCCAGCGACGCTTTCGTGCAGCTGAGGgccagcctggagcagccccTGCAGAACTTCACTCTCTGCCTGCGCTCCTACACCGACCTCACCCGGCcccacagcctcttctcctatGCCACCAAGGCACAGGACAATGAGATCCTCCTCTTCAAGCCCAAGCCCACCGAGTACAGGCTCTACATCGGGGGCAAGTTTGTCACTTTCCGCGTCCCCGAGGGCGGCGGGGGCTGGGAGCACGTCTGTGCCGGCTGGGAGTCGGCCACCGGCATCGCCCAGTTCTGGCTCAACGGGAAGCCCTGGCCCCgcaaggggctgcagaggggctaCGCGGTGGGGGCGGAGGCAGCCatcctgctggggcaggagcaggacacCTTCGGGGGCGGCTTCGACTTCTACAACTCCTTCTCGGGCGAGCTGGCCGACGTCTACCTGTGGGACACGGAGCTGTCCCCGGACAAGATGCGAGCTGCCTACCTGTCCCTGCGCCTGCcgccagccctgctggcctgGAAGAGCCTCAACTACCAAGTGAAGGGCGACGTGGTGGTGAAAACTCGGCTCCGGGAGGCGCTGGCACCATGA
- the LOC128980081 gene encoding C-reactive protein-like produces AEKLTVQIQAHPPAPTLYHQLLLSCKVSGDPGPQEFLWDKEGSHKPLQRGPSSVLHFHSFNESHLGTYTCTVTGSRGTAVATYNLWIDDLVQKVFVFPQETKTSHVLVRAQPGQPLQNLTLCLRSYTDLTRPHSLFSYATKAQANEVLLFKPKPSAYQFHIGGKSVTFTIPPGRAESEHVCASWESATGIVRFWLDGRAWPRKGLQKGYRVGAEAAIVLGQEQDSFGGGFDAQQSFVGEISSVYMWDLELSGSGVKAAMEDTPYETPIFGWRNFPYQAVGEVYLKP; encoded by the exons GCAGAAAAACTGACTGTCCAGATCCAggctcacccaccagcacccaccctgtaccaccagctgctgctctcctgcaagGTCTCAGGGGACCCTGG CCCCCAGGAGTTCCTGTGGGACAAGGAAGGAAGCCACAAACCCTTGCAGAGAGGCCCCAGCAGCGTCCTGCATTTCCACTCCTTCAACGAGAGCCACCTGGGCACCTACACCTGCACCGTCACCGGCTCCCGTGGCACCGCCGTGGCCACCTACAACCTGTGGATAGATG ACCTGGTGCAGAAGGTGTTTGTGTTCCCACAAGAGACCAAAACCTCCCACGTGCTGGTGCgagcacagcctgggcagcccctgCAGAACCTCACCCTCTGCCTGCGCTCCTACACCGACCTCACCCGGCcccacagcctcttctcctaCGCCACCAAGGCACAGGCCAACGAGGTCCTCCTCTTCAAGCCCAAGCCCAGTGCCTATCAGTTCCACATCGGGGGCAAGTCAGTGACCTTCACCATCCCCCCGGGCAGGGCGGAGAGCGAGCACGTCTGTGCCAGCTGGGAGTCGGCCACCGGCATCGTGCGGTTCTGGCTCGACGGCAGGGCCTGGCCCCGCAaggggctgcagaagggctACAGGGTGGGGGCAGAGGCAGCCATcgtgctggggcaggagcaggactcCTTCGGGGGCGGCTTCGATGCCCAGCAGTCCTTCGTGGGGGAGATCTCCTCCGTGTACATGTGGGACCTGGAGCTCTCCGGCTCGGGGGTGAAGGCAGCCATGGAGGACACCCCCTACGAAACTCCCATTTTCGGCTGGAGGAACTTCCCCTACCAGGCAGTGGGAGAGGTCTACCTGAAGCCCTGA
- the CADM3 gene encoding cell adhesion molecule 3: MPVRTAKALVTVLGVPQKPQIFGHEQPIDEEKMARLTCRSSGSKPAAQLRWRKGNKELKDEGTQVEEDANGKTFTVSSRVEFRVTKEDNEAEVTCTVDHESLQNAERSTTQRLQVHYKPTAKIEPHPQYPREGEKLQLQCDGQGNPIPQEFLWEKEGSDAPLQLSSESVLIFPFLNKSDSGTYVCTATSSMGSVVAKYNLDVSDLSQLPTPHLHSTPAPPPGPSQLTSHASMASAPSFTPAPSPDASPVPSTSSTYHAVIGGVVAVIVFLLLSLLIVLGHYLIRHKGLCISHGQTITSRHRQPPAEVMCTYLTHEAKGSDDAPDADTAIINAEGGQAGGDDKKEYFI, translated from the exons ATGCCAGTGCGCACTGCCAAGGCCCTGGTCACCGTGCTGG GAGTCCCCCAGAAGCCTCAAATCTTCGGCCACGAGCAGCCCATCGACGAGGAGAAGATGGCCAGGCTGACCTGCAGGTCCTCTGGCAgcaagcctgcagcacagctccgcTGGAGGAAGGGCAACAAggagctgaagg ATGAGGGCACTCAGGTGGAGGAGGATGCCAACGGGAAGACCTTCACGGTGAGCAGCAGGGTGGAGTTCCGAGTGACCAAGGAGGACAACGAGGCTGAGGTCACCTGCACCGTGGACCACGAGTCCCTGCAGAACGCAGAGAGGTCGACCACACAGAGGCTGCAGGTCCACT ACAAGCCGACGGCGAAGATCGAACCTCACCCCCAGTACCCGCgggagggagagaagctgcagctgcagtgcgATGGGCAGGGGAACCCCAT cccccaggaGTTCCTGTGGGAGAAGGAGGGCAGCGATGCccccctgcagctcagctcgGAGAGTGTCCTCATCTTCCCCTTCCTCAACAAGAGTGACAGTGGCACCTACGTCTGCACTGCCACCAGCTCCATGGGCAGCGTCGTGGCCAAGTACAACCTGGATGTCAGCG ATCTTTCCCAGCTCCCCACCCCACACCTTcactccactccagcccctccgccaggcccttcccagctcacCTCCCATGCATCCATGGCCTCTGCTCCATCCTTcactccagctcccagcccag ATGCCAGCCCGGTGCCCTCCACGTCCAGCACCTACCACGCGGTGATCGGCGGCGTGGTGGCCGTCATCgtcttcctcctgctcagcctcctcatcGTCCTGGGGCACTACCTGATCAGGCACAAAG GTTTGTGCATAAGCCACGGGCAGACGATCACCTCCAGACACCGGCAGCCCCCCGCAGAGGTGATGT gtaCCTACCTGACCCACGAGGCCAAGGGCTCTGACGACGCGCCGGATGCCGACACAGCCATCATCAACGCGGAGGGAGGCCAGGCCGGCGGCGACGACAAGAAGGAATATTTCATctag
- the DUSP23 gene encoding dual specificity protein phosphatase 23: MGSCEPPNFSWVSAGRLAALGMPREPGHYRFLLAQGVRHLVSLTERPPPHHGCCPALQLHRFRVPDFTPPTPEQIRSFLQLLEEANARGEAVAVHCMLGHGRTGTLLACYLAQAQRMSGSDAIREIRRLRPGSIETQEQEQAVIHFCQQAGTGQDSKEL; the protein is encoded by the exons ATGGGTTCGTGCGAGCCCCCCAACTTCTCGTGGGTGTCGGCGGGGCGGCTGGCGGCGCTGGGCATGCCGCGGGAGCCGGGACACTACCGGTTCCTGCTGGCGCAGGGCGTGCGGCACTTGGTGTCGCTGACCGAGCGGCCGCCGCCGCACCacggctgctgccctgccctgcagctgcaccGCTTCCGAGTGCCTGACTTCACCCCCCCGACCCCCGAGCAGATCCgcagcttcctgcagctgctggaggaggccaACGCCCGCGGCGAG gctgtggcAGTGCACTGCATGCTGGGCCATGGCCGGACGGGCACCCTGCTGGCCTGCTACCTGGCACAGGCACAGAGGATGAGTGGCAGTGATGCCATCCGCGAGATCCGGCGGCTGCGGCCTGGCTCCATTGAGacgcaggagcaggagcaggcagtgatcCACTTTTGCCAGCAGGCTGG CACTGGACAGGACAGCAAGGAGCTGTGA